The following are from one region of the Gambusia affinis linkage group LG02, SWU_Gaff_1.0, whole genome shotgun sequence genome:
- the slc12a4 gene encoding solute carrier family 12 member 4 yields the protein MPHFTVVPVKDQAQSSYDSLEGINWVDYRDTGQDCPDHQDGADGHGNHKEDSPFLGSADTSGRRNDFYDRNLALFEEELDIRPKVSSLLSRLVSYTNITQGAKEHEEEESAEASRRKTPKSPNMGTLMGVYLPCLQNIFGVILFLRLTWIVGMAGIIQSLLIVLMCCSCTMLTAISMSAIATNGVVPAGGAYFMISRSLGPEFGGAVGLCFYLGTTFASAMYILGAIEIFLKYLVPQAAIFHSSDHLGRDSALLNNMRVYGTLCLSLMAVVVFVGVKYVNKLASLFLACVIISIVSIYAGAIKSMTHPPKFPICMLGNRTLVRDGFDICAKTEVKGNITEPSQLWNRFCVGGNLSSAQCDDYFIQNNVTEIQGIPGLGSGIIRENMWSNYLQKGEILEKAGLQSVDVHSPLENFVNYVSADIATSFTLLVGIFFPSATGIMAGSNRSGDLRDAQKSIPVGTILAITTTSLVYLSSVVLFGSCIEGVVLRDKFGNVVKQNLVVGTLSWPSPWVIVIGSFFSTVGAGLQSLTGAPRLLQAIAKDNIIPFLRVFGHGKANGEPTWALLLTGLIAELGILIASLDMVAPILSMFFLMCYLFVNLACAVQTLLRTPNWRPRFKYYHWALSFLGMSMCLALMFISSWYYAIVAMGIAGMIYKYIEYQGAEKEWGDGIRGLSLSGARYALLRLEAGPPHTKNWRPQLLVLLKLDEDLHVKYPRMLTFASQLKAGKGLTIVGSVIQGNFLDSYGEMQAAEQAIKNMMEIERVKGFCQVVVATKVREGIAHLIQSCGLGGMKHNTVVMGWPYGWRQSEDPRAWKTFINTVRCTTAAHLALMVPKNVSFYPSNHERFTDGNIDVWWIVHDGGMLMLLPFLLKQHKVWRKCKMRIFTVAQMDDNSIQMKKDLATFLYQLRIEAEVEVVEMHDSDISAYTYERTLMMEQRSQMLRHMRLSSAERQREAQLVKDRHSLVRMGSLYSDEDEDVMEVPPEKVHMTWTKEKCEAERRNRNNAPENFRELMSLKPDQSNVRRMHTAVKLNEVIVNRSHDARLVLLNMPGPPRNTDGDENYMEFLEVLTEGLERVMLVRGGGREVITIYS from the exons ATGCCTCACTTCACAGTCGTACCAGTAAAGGATCAGGCTCAGTCCAGCTATGACAGTTTGGAAGGAATTAACTGGGTTGATTACAGGGACACTGGACAGGACTGCCCTGACCATCAAGATGGTGCTGATG GACATGGAAATCATAAAGAGGATAGCCCTTTCCTTGGCAGTGCTGATACCTCTGGCAGGAGGAACGACTTCTATGACAGAAACCtggcattatttgag GAAGAGCTTGACATCCGACCGAAGGTTTCCTCTCTGCTCAGCCGTTTGGTCAGCTACACTAATATCACACAGGGTGCCAAGGAgcatgaagaggaagaaagtgCTGAGGCCTCACGGAGGAAGACCCCCAAG TCCCCCAACATGGGAACTCTGATGGGCGTCTACCTGCCATGTCTCCAGAACATCTTTGGGGTCATTCTCTTCCTTCGACTCACTTGGATTGTGGGAATGGCCGGCATCATACAGTCCCTTCTAATTGTCCTGATGTGCTGCTCATGT ACAATGCTAACAGCCATATCTATGAGTGCCATTGCTACTAATGGTGTTGTTCCAG CTGGAGGGGCATATTTCATGATCTCACGTTCACTTGGCCCTGAGTTTGGAGGAGCTGTGGGGCTCTGCTTCTACTTGGGCACCACATTTGCTTCTGCAATGTACATTCTTGGAGCCATTGAAATCTTCTTG aaatatcTGGTTCCTCAGGCAGCTATTTTTCATTCCAGTGATCACCTTGGCCGTGACAGTGCCCTGCTAAACAACATGCGAGTGTATGGAACACTGTGCCTCAGTCTCATGGCTGTGGTGGTTTTTGTGGGGGTTAAATATGTCAACAAGTTGGCATCCCTTTTCCTGGCTTGTGTTATTATCTCAATTGTCTCCATCTATGCGGGGGCAATAAAATCCATGACTCATCCACCAAAATTCCC GATATGCATGTTGGGCAACAGGACTTTGGTGAGAGATGGCTTTGATATATGTGCTAAAACTGAGGTAAAGGGGAACATTACAGAGCCCAGTCAACTGTGGAATCGATTCTGTGTTGGTGGGAACTTGAGCAGTGCTCAGTGTGATGACTATTTCATCCAAAACAACGTGACAGAGATACAGGGCATCCCTGGACTGGGCAGTGGGATTATCAGAG AAAACATGTGGAGCAACTACTTACAGAAGGGCGAGATCTTGGAAAAGGCAGGGCTGCAGTCAGTGGATGTTCATAGTCCCTTAGAGAACTTTGTCAACTATGTGTCAGCAGACATTGCTACATCCTTTACACTTTTGGTGGGGATCTTTTTCCCATCTGCCACAG gtATCATGGCAGGTTCTAACAGATCTGGTGACCTCAGGGACGCTCAGAAGTCCATTCCCGTGGGAACAATTTTAGCCATTACGACTACTTCTCTTGTTT ATTTAAGTTCTGTGGTCCTGTTTGGGTCCTGCATAGAAGGAGTAGTCCTGAGGGACAa atttggaaatgttgtAAAACAGAACCTTGTTGTTGGCACTCTCTCCTGGCCATCTCCTTGGGTTATTGTCATTGGGTCGTTCTTCTCTACTGTTGGAGCGGGCCTGCAGTCCCTCACTGGTGCTCCACGGCTTTTACAAGCTATTGCCAAGGACAACATTATTCCCTTCCTTAGG GTGTTTGGTCACGGAAAGGCTAATGGAGAGCCAACGTGGGCTCTGCTGCTAACTGGCCTTATAGCTGAGCTGGGGATACTGATTGCCTCTTTGGACATGGTCGCTCCCATCCTGTCTAT gtTTTTCTTGATGTGCTATCTGTTTGTAAACTTGGCTTGCGCAGTGCAAACTCTCTTACGGACACCCAACTGGAGGCCAAGATTCAAATATTACCACTG GGCGTTATCATTCCTTGGCATGAGTATGTGTCTGGCTCTCATGTTCATATCCTCCTGGTACTATGCCATAGTGGCCATGGGGATTGCAGGAATGATCTACAAATACATTGAATACCAAGG GGCAGAGAAGGAGTGGGGAGATGGAATAAGAGGACTGTCTCTCAGTGGTGCACGTTATGCCCTGCTGAGGCTGGAAGCTGGACCTCCCCACACCAAGAACTGGAG GCCACAGTTACTGGTTCTGTTGAAGCTAGATGAGGACCTCCATGTGAAATATCCACGAATGCTCACCTTCGCCTCACAGCTAAAGGCAGGAAAGGGTCTGACCATCGTTGGCTCTGTCATCCAGGGAAACTTTTTGGACAGCTATGGGGAAATGCAAGCAGCTGAACAG GCCATTAAGAACATGATGGAGATTGAGCGGGTCAAAGGTTTCTGTCAAGTTGTTGTGGCAACTAAGGTACGAGAAGGCATAGCCCACCTGATCCAGTCCTGTGGTCTGGGTGGGATGAAACACAACACTGTGGTTATGGGTTGGCCATACGGCTGGAGACAGAGTGAAGATCCTCGAGCCTGGAAAACCTTTATCA ACACAGTCCGCTGCACAACAGCTGCCCACCTGGCCCTAATGGTCCccaaaaatgtgtcattttatcCAAGCAACCATGAACGCTTCACAGATGGGAACATTGATGTGTGGTGGATTGTTCACGACGGAGGaatgctgatgctgctgccttTCCTGCTCAAACAGCACAAG GTgtggagaaaatgcaaaatgcGCATTTTCACTGTGGCCCAGATGGATGACAACAGTATCCAGATGAAGAAAGACCTGGCCACATTCCTGTACCAGCTGAGAATAGAGGCAGAGGTGGAAGTGGTGGAGATG CACGATAGTGATATCTCAGCTTACACTTATGAAAGAACACTAATGATGGAGCAGAGGTCCCAGATGTTACGGCACATGAGGCTATCCAGtgcagaaagacaaagagag GCCCAGCTGGTTAAAGACAGACACTCACTGGTGCGCATGGGCAGTCTGTACTCCGATGAAGATGAGGATGTGATGGAGGTTCCTCCAGAGAAAGTCCACATGACCTGGACCAAAGAGAAGTGTGAGGCTGAAAGGCGAAACCGAAACAATGCTCCTGAGAACTTCAGAGAACTCATGAGCCTCAAACC GGATCAGTCCAATGTGCGCCGCATGCATACAGCTGTGAAACTTAATGAAGTAATAGTTAACAGATCTCACGATGCCCGATTAGTGCTGCTCAACATGCCAGGCCCACCACGCAATACAGATGGAGACGAAAACT ATATGGAGTTTCTGGAGGTGCTAACCGAGGGTTTGGAAAGAGTCATGTTGGTGAGAGGAGGAGGTCGAGAGGTCATCACTATCTACTCATAA